acaaagggctaatacccgaatcgatatccaaagcgtgccagtcgatttgacctgttaatcgacaaggatgaagatacgagcactttggtcctgacaacagcgatacgcccggaagacacggccaagaggtactcacacggaactcgagaatcaccaaaggtcgcactgaagcgatgcaactcgccgaatcaatgagaactcgtaaaaaggaaaaatatgcaaattgacgaagttgccgaaaagtaagtagatgcaaataggagtaaaaattggttttgatattgattgattatttattacattgcccctcaatctatatttataccctgatctaaagagacataaccaaatacgactacgACTAGGACAcaaagtccatatctaaggaaacacgtgactcttacatgaatcatactctaaatatagaaaagaaaatcaactcctatctatttccctgtccgcctcaattacgatggaattctcaccgacctcctttccatcggcatacttcctgtttcatcggcagtagttttcaagccttccttcatcggcatcgacaataacatctccaaccttatcggcaacgcccgagtctaaatcaacctttccatcgatcaccaccattcatcggcaaccatctttacaagctgattttcatcggctgtcagcgtatacagtaactttcctcctgctgattagcccactctgatcattttgacacgtgcaaaaaatggtgtcaacaagtGGCATCGAACAGTCTCGCAGACTTCGCGAAGAAATTGAAACCAAGAGGGGGCAGTGGATTCTCGTTCCTTCAAAACATACAACCGCAAAAACCTTTCCACTAGAAAGGAATTCAtaaatcccgcattccaaacacTGCTTCAGTGTTTAAACTACCGAAAATCTAGTTTTGACTGAATATATTGGCGCCGTTTGCTAGTCTAAAACTtcgctgaaactggctgaaaaacactgttccggtagaaaaagaagccgaacaagtcaaatatggagtaagccgaacagggccattgaCTCAACGAGGATTCAATGAATTGTTACATAAGGATTTAGACTATTATAATTTGCACGAGAAGACTAAAGAAATGCCGGGTAAGCTCACAAAAAGCTATAAGCTCACACGGTACAGTGAAATGCAACACGAGAATTGCATTGTACTGTGCCAAAGAAGGGAATTTGAAAAGGTACGTGACAACAATTCTCTAGAAACAGTAGATACTTCTTCCAATAATTTTAGCTAGTACATTTATTTCTCCTTATATGAGTACAGAATGATACAACATGAGGTAATGACTCTGCCAGAATCTCAATAAAGAAGGTTGGAAATAATGATGAACTCATACTTGATGAACCATCCACATTATTAGTTGTGATCAGATTGATTGTCTATATGATTAAGGTTGAATGCTTGACTCATCATTATTGCTACCGTCTTCGAGGAAAGGGTAATCCGTGTAGCCAACAACGGGATCTTGCGTGTAGAAAGTAGAACGGTCGTACTTGTTCAGTGGTGCATTCAACTCAAACCTCTTAGGCAGGTCCGGGTTAGCCAAGAAGAGCCTTCCATATGCAACAAGGTTAGCATAGTCTTCTGACACTACCTTGTTGCCTTCCTCCCGGTCATACCCGCCGGCGGCAATAAATGTGCCGTTAAATGCCTTCTGGAACGGCAAGAGCCTATGAGGAATCTGCCTACGGCCGTCGACAATTGCCATTCGAGGTTCCACCATGTGGCAGTAGAGGAAACCCTCGTGCTTGTTGAGTTGCTGGATCATGTAGTGGCCAAGCGCCATGGGATCGGAATCCACACAATCGAAGTAGTCAGCAAAGGGTGATAGCCTGATGCCCACGCGGTACGCGCCCACCTCGCGGACAATGGCGTCTATGACCTCCACGGCGAAGCGGCACCGGTTCTCCAGGCTGCCGCCGTACTCATCTGTGCGGTCATTACAGCTATCCTTCATGAACTGCTCGAGGATGAATCCGTGCGCGCCGTGGATCTCAACACCATCGAAACCGGCTTCAATTGTGTTCCGTGCGGCTCGCCTGAAATCATCAACGATCCCAGGGATCTCCGCAGTCCGCAACCGGTGCGGCTTTGAATACACCATTTGGGGCTCGGCGCTCGGGGAAATTTGGTCCGGGGAAATTTGCTTGTCCGTGCTCGAGATAGGCGCCTGCCCGTCCGGCTGAAACTCTGCCAATTGGATCAAAGGAAAATCAGTAACCAACTAGACAAC
The nucleotide sequence above comes from Miscanthus floridulus cultivar M001 chromosome 18, ASM1932011v1, whole genome shotgun sequence. Encoded proteins:
- the LOC136521145 gene encoding 12-oxophytodienoate reductase 1-like, with amino-acid sequence MYSDTAARRRRRSRAEAKERTPATTEQGGKMVQQAAKEVIPLMTPYKMGQFQLSHRVVLAPLTRCRSYGNVPQPHAALYYSQRATKGGLLIAEATGVSATAQGYPEAPGIWTQEQVEAWKPIVDAVHRKGGIFFCQIWHVGRVSTNEFQPDGQAPISSTDKQISPDQISPSAEPQMVYSKPHRLRTAEIPGIVDDFRRAARNTIEAGFDGVEIHGAHGFILEQFMKDSCNDRTDEYGGSLENRCRFAVEVIDAIVREVGAYRVGIRLSPFADYFDCVDSDPMALGHYMIQQLNKHEGFLYCHMVEPRMAIVDGRRQIPHRLLPFQKAFNGTFIAAGGYDREEGNKVVSEDYANLVAYGRLFLANPDLPKRFELNAPLNKYDRSTFYTQDPVVGYTDYPFLEDGSNNDESSIQP